In Natranaerovirga hydrolytica, the sequence TCGCATAAAACAAGGAGTGTATCTTATAATGAATGATATTGATTTTAACCAACCCCAAAAGGTATTTTTTATTGGCATTGGTGGAATAAGTATGAGTGGTCTAGCAGAAATTTTGAAACATAACAACTTTATTGTTTATGGTTCAGATATTAAAAGTTCCAATATTACAGATAAATTAGAGTCTTTAGGCGTTAAAGTATTTATTGGACATAATGCTACGAATATTACAGATGATCTGGATTTGGTTATACATACTGCTGCTATAAAACCGGATAATCCTGAATATCAAGAAGCTCTAAAAAAAGAAATCCCTTTAATTGATAGGGCTCAATTATTAAGTACGATTATGGACAATTACAAATATTCTCTTGCTGTATCTGGCACACATGGAAAAACCACAACAACTTCTATGATTTCTCATATCCTGTTAGAAGGAGAAAAAGATCCTACCATTTCTGTTGGAGGCATTCTGAATGTAATCAAAGGTAATATTCGCGTTGGCGAGTCTGATTTTTTTGTTACAGAGGCCTGTGAATATTATAATAGTTTTTTAAAGTTAAATCCTTATATGGGTATTGTTTTAAATATGGAAGAAGACCATTTAGACTTTTTTGAAGATATAAAAGCCATAAGTGACTCTTTTAACCAGTTTGCCAAAAAAATACCTACCGATGGTTTTTTAATTGTTAATGGCGATATTGAATTGTACAATGATCTGGTTAAAGATGTACCATGTCATATTCTTACCTTCGGTTCAAATAACACACAATATGATTATTGTGCTAACAATATCACTTTTAATTCTATGGCTCAAGGCAGCTTTGATTTGTATATTAAGGGGGATAAGGTCACGACTATCCAACTAGAAGTTACTGGAATGCACAATGTTTATAATGCATTGGCCGCAATCGCCTCTACTTGTGAATTAGGAATGACTCTAGACGTTATTCAAAAAGGTTTATCTACTTTTGAAGGCACACAAAGACGTTTTGAATACAAAGGCAATGTAGCTGGCATTACCATCATTGACGATTATGCTCACCATCCTACAGAAATTTCTGCAACATTATCTGCTGCTAAAAATTATCCACACAATAATATATGGTGCGTTTTTCAACCTCATACTTATACGAGAACAAAAGCCTTTTTAAAAGATTTTGCTATCTCTTTAAGTTTAGCCGATAAAGTTATTGTCACAGATATTTATGCTGCACGAGAAATAAACCATTGTGATATTCATTCTAAAGATTTATTAAATGAATTAGAAAAATTAGGAAAAGAATCCTATTATATATCATCATTTGATGA encodes:
- the murC gene encoding UDP-N-acetylmuramate--L-alanine ligase gives rise to the protein MNDIDFNQPQKVFFIGIGGISMSGLAEILKHNNFIVYGSDIKSSNITDKLESLGVKVFIGHNATNITDDLDLVIHTAAIKPDNPEYQEALKKEIPLIDRAQLLSTIMDNYKYSLAVSGTHGKTTTTSMISHILLEGEKDPTISVGGILNVIKGNIRVGESDFFVTEACEYYNSFLKLNPYMGIVLNMEEDHLDFFEDIKAISDSFNQFAKKIPTDGFLIVNGDIELYNDLVKDVPCHILTFGSNNTQYDYCANNITFNSMAQGSFDLYIKGDKVTTIQLEVTGMHNVYNALAAIASTCELGMTLDVIQKGLSTFEGTQRRFEYKGNVAGITIIDDYAHHPTEISATLSAAKNYPHNNIWCVFQPHTYTRTKAFLKDFAISLSLADKVIVTDIYAAREINHCDIHSKDLLNELEKLGKESYYISSFDEIETFLLQNCVNKDLLITMGAGNVNIIGEELLGE